A window of Nitrospiria bacterium genomic DNA:
AAGGGTTTCCTATGGAAAAGGAACCAAAAAAGTAAGCGAGGACCGGGGCCTGATTCGATACTTAATGCGCCATCACCATACAACCCCTTTTGAGATGTGCGAAATTAAATTTCATGTGAGAGTTCCAATGGACTGCTGGAGGCAATGGATACGGCATCGAACGGCTAATGTAAATGAGTATTCAACCCGGTATTCCATTGCAATTGATACGGCCCAAAAAACACCAGCTAACGAATGGCGGCTTCAAGCTTCGGGGAATAAGCAGGGTAGCGAAGGTTTTATCAATGAAGAGATGGGCAGGAAGTTCACCCAACGTGAAGAGGAGTTATATCAAACCTCTTGGAAAGTTTATCAAGAACGCTTGGAAGCAGGCATTGCCAGAGAGCAGGCACGAAAGGACCTTCTTTTATCTACCTATACCGAATCCTATTGGAAAATTGATCTTCACAACCTGATCCATTTTCTGGCCCTTCGAATGGATGATCACGCTCAGTATGAAATCCGAAGTTATGCGAATACCATTGGATATGAGGTTCTTAGTAAATGGTGTCCTTTTGTGTGGGAGGCCTTTTTAGATTACCGGTTTCAATCCATGGCCTTTTCCCGGTTAGAATTGGATTTGATGAAGGTCATTTCTGGTGGAAAGAAAAAAGAAGCCGTTGAACTCGCTATTAAATACGGGTGGCTTTCTGGGGAAGGAAATTTAAAGCGCAACAGAGAACGTGAAGAATTTGAGAACAAGCTTCAATTCCTGGATATAGAGGCTCCCTGGAAAGAACTGGTTTAATTTTTATTTTCAAAAAGAAGGTGTAAGGATTTGTCGTGCCTTGGGTCGCGGGAGTAGATGGTTGTCGTGGGGGTTGGTTCGTTGTTTTGGTTAACTTTAACGGGAAAAAGGTTCAAAAAACCCATTGGACGGTTTGCTCATCATTTCAAGAAGTTCTTCAAATCAAACCCTCGCCAAGGGCCATTGCGGTTGATATTCCCATCGGACTTTTGGATCAGCCGGTTTCAGGCGGACGGGAATGTGATCGTTTAGCCAGGCTTTTTCTAGGGCGACCTCGGGCCAGCAGCATTTTCTCCCCTCCCATTCGAAAAATCCTTTCCGCAAAGAAGTTTTCTCAGGTACGGGGCTTGGGAATGACCATCCAGGCGTTTCATATCATTCCAAAGGTTCGTGAAGTGGATCAATTAATGACTCCCGTTTTACAAGAAGAAATTTTTGAAGCCCACCCGGAGGCGGTTTTTAAAGGGTTACAAGGGGGGCCGATGAAGCACAACAAGAAAACCATTCACGGGCGAAAAGATCGGATAAGGGTTTTATTCCCGTTCTTTCCAGATCTAGAGAGGGGTTTAATAGCAACAAAAGACCCCAATTATTTCTTTGATGATATAATCGATGCCCATGCCTTGGCCGTAACCGCATTTCGGATCATGGAGGGGCAAGCGAAACGGTTTCCCCAAAAACCCCCTAATGATTCAAAAGGCCTTCGGATGGAAATCTGGTATTGAAACTGTGAGACCAAGTAGAGTCGTTTTTCTAATTCCTTTTTATGGGAACCCTTCCCAAAAGGACTTGCATTAACCCCATCATGCTTGTTAAGTTTCTTTATTTAACCTTTGGGAAAGTCACAGTTGTTTCTAATTAAAAACCTAAATGAGAGGTATTATTAATGAAACAACAAACACCGAAATTTGATCCTGTGAAATATAAAGAAACAACAAGAGAGCAATGGCAAACAGCGGCAGAAGCCTGGCACCGATGGGGCCCTGTTTTAAATAA
This region includes:
- the thyX gene encoding FAD-dependent thymidylate synthase, translated to MSEEAEKLQRPRSEALNEILGVPFKVLDDGFIRVVDYMGSDESIVQAARVSYGKGTKKVSEDRGLIRYLMRHHHTTPFEMCEIKFHVRVPMDCWRQWIRHRTANVNEYSTRYSIAIDTAQKTPANEWRLQASGNKQGSEGFINEEMGRKFTQREEELYQTSWKVYQERLEAGIAREQARKDLLLSTYTESYWKIDLHNLIHFLALRMDDHAQYEIRSYANTIGYEVLSKWCPFVWEAFLDYRFQSMAFSRLELDLMKVISGGKKKEAVELAIKYGWLSGEGNLKRNREREEFENKLQFLDIEAPWKELV
- a CDS encoding DUF429 domain-containing protein, giving the protein MPWVAGVDGCRGGWFVVLVNFNGKKVQKTHWTVCSSFQEVLQIKPSPRAIAVDIPIGLLDQPVSGGRECDRLARLFLGRPRASSIFSPPIRKILSAKKFSQVRGLGMTIQAFHIIPKVREVDQLMTPVLQEEIFEAHPEAVFKGLQGGPMKHNKKTIHGRKDRIRVLFPFFPDLERGLIATKDPNYFFDDIIDAHALAVTAFRIMEGQAKRFPQKPPNDSKGLRMEIWY